The sequence GCCATTCCCTTTATGAATTTTATTCTCTTTGCCCAATCAAACTCCGCTGCAAGTTCTCcgtcaaataaaatatttttcaagCTTCCCCTTTCTATAAACTCGTACACCAAGAATGAAATTCCTCGTTCTAGATTAGAACAGTAACCAAAGAGTTTCACGATGTTCCGGTGACGAGTTTCTGTCAAGGCCTGCACTTCGCTTTCAAATGCCTTGAGATCGACTATTTCAGAATCTTCACCTGACAAGTGAAGTTTCTTCACAGCAACAACCTGACCTGTCGATAACTCTGCCTTGTAAACACTCCCATACCCTCCCGTCCCGATGCAATATTTGGTATCAAAATTCTCTGTTGCATCAAGTATATCTTCAAACACTAGTTTCCCATCATAATTCCATATCGAGAATAGATTTATCCCAGTATTCGTAGCTTTAGATTCATCTTGATGTTCGACATTTCTACCTAATCTTTTTCGGAACCGAAAAAGAAAAGCAAGAACTACAAAAAAAATGAACAATAAACCGAACAATGGAACTAGAATTTTTACGCCTGCAAGTTTGTCAGAGTTGGCCTCCTGTCTTGCATTCGTAACCGAGGAATTACATGGTCTCAGACCACCAGAGTGATTACCACATAAACCTCGATTGCTCCTCAATGCATCAATTGAAGCATTCGTAAAAGCCTTGATGTTTGGAATAGGACCGCTTAATTCGTTATACGAAATATCAACAACGGTCAAGCTAAGCATTTCACTAAAAGAGTTCGGAACTGAACCCGAAAGCTTGTTGTGAGATAGATTTAGCTCTACCAATTTGTTTAATTTTCCAAGATCGGATGGTATCTCCCCTGCAAGCTCATTTTGACTGAGATCCAATTTATACTGTAATGAATCCAAGTTTCCAATCTGAGATGGAATGTGTCCATTGAAACCATTTCTACTcaaattcaaagaaatcaaaTTTGAGCATTCTCCGAGTTGTCTGGGTATCGGTCCGATGAGCTTATTATCTGACATGTCGAGATATTGCAAGGAAGATAAGGTTCCAAATGTAGAATGACATAAAGAAGTAGGGATCGGACCGACGAGATTGTTTTTCTGTAGTGCCAAGTCTGCAAGAGACGTTAGCCTTCCGATTTCTTGAGGAATGACACCAGAGAGCTGATTTTGAAAAAGATATAAAATTGTTAAGTTGCTCAGATTACATATAGAACTTGGGATTGGACCAACTAGATGATTTCTGGCCAACTCAAGGTCACTAAGAGCTCTCATGTTTCCGATTTTGCCAGGAATGGCACCAGAAAGTTGATTTTCGTATATACGTAGACTTGTTAAGCTAGTCAATTTGCACAGAGAAGTAGGAATTCGACCGGTGAGATTGTTTGTGGATAATTCTAAGATAGTAAGAGAACTCAGCCTTCTGATTTCTCGAGGAATTGGACCTGAAAGTTTATTTTCGATAAGGGAAAGTGTATTTAAGTTGCTCAGATAACATAAAGAGTTTGGGATTCGGCCACTGAGGTTGTTTGTGGACAGTATAAGTTCCGTAAGAGACCTCAGCTTACCAATTTCTGGCGGAATGGCACCGAAGAGTTGATTGTCATTGAGGTATAGAATGTTTAGTTTGCTCAGATTACCTATGGAAGTAGGGATCGGACCTACAAGATTGTTTGTGTACAATGCAATGATTACAAGAGACCTTAGCTTTCCGAGTTCCCGAGGAATGGTGCcagaaaatttgttttcaaaaaggTTTAGACTTTTTAGATTGCTCAGATTACATAATGAAGCAGGTAATGAGCCGGTGAAGTTATTTGTTGCCAGTTCAAACTCGGTAAGAAACGTTAGCCTTCCAATTTCGCCAGGAATGGTACCCGAAAATTGATTGTTTTCAAGGTATAAAGTGTTTAGGTTGCTCAGATTGCATAAAGAAGTTGGAATTGGACCAGTGAAATTGTTGCCTGTTAACTGGAAGTCAGTAAGAGACCTTAGCCCTCCGATTTCTCGAGAAATACTACCGGAAAATTGATTGAGTGCAAGGTATAATGTTTCTAAGTTGGTCAGGTTGTATAAAGAAATTGGAATTGGACCAATGAGATTGTTTGAATCCCATTCAAGATGAGTAAGAGACTCTAGCTTCCCGATTTCACGTGGAATTCCGCCAGAAAGTTGATTTTCATATAAGAGTAGATAGGTCAGGTTGGTCAGATTACACAAAGAAGTAGGAACTGAACCAATAATTTGATTATAACCAATGTCTAGTCCGCGCAAACTTGTAGCGGAACCTATTTCTGGTGGGATATATCCAGAAAAATTATTGTAAGAAAGATCAAGGTAGGCTAGTTTCGAAAGGTAACTTATCTGAAAGGGTATGTATCCGAAGAATGTGTTGTTCCGCAAGTTGATACTAAATAAGTTGGCGAAAGATGaaaagttgaaattaaggagtgtACCTTGAATGCCCAAACCTTTTAGTTTCAAATCCGTGATGCTTCCCTGGCTGTTACAAGTGATTCCATACCACTTGCACGGACTCGTTGTAATCGCAGTAGAATTTATCTTCCAAGAATTAAGCAAAGAGTGAGATATATTAAGACTAGATTTCCACTTGAATAgagcttctacttcttctgctaccACTACCCGTAATTGTATTTTGCGAGTTAACGAAGAATGATTGGAAGAAGATGAATCAAACGAAACAACATCAACTATGTAAAATGAAACCAGCAGTAGTGCCACCATTAACGAATTAGCACTAGTAAATTTCACTCCTAAAAACATTTTTTAGAGATGACTTTTGAGTTATGAATATGGTATTCCAAGGTTTTTTTGTGTAGTGCCTCAATTTACAGAAGTCTTTGAGGACTTCCCCAGTTTCTACGTTAGTGGGGAAAAAATAAATGAATGGACCACTGAAAGATTCTCAATTACTTGACTTATATAGTGTAAACACACTGATATCGAAGGAAATTATTATACATTGAGTGTGATAATTGCACCATATGGTGGTGGTGCCGACCAAGTAAGATCACTTGTGATGCATTTGTCCCGTTCACAATACTGTGA comes from Papaver somniferum cultivar HN1 unplaced genomic scaffold, ASM357369v1 unplaced-scaffold_158, whole genome shotgun sequence and encodes:
- the LOC113337275 gene encoding MDIS1-interacting receptor like kinase 2-like isoform X1, with translation MVALLLVSFYIVDVVSFDSSSSNHSSLTRKIQLRVVVAEEVEALFKWKSSLNISHSLLNSWKINSTAITTSPCKWYGITCNSQGSITDLKLKGLGIQGTLLNFNFSSFANLFSINLRNNTFFGYIPFQISYLSKLAYLDLSYNNFSGYIPPEIGSATSLRGLDIGYNQIIGSVPTSLCNLTNLTYLLLYENQLSGGIPREIGKLESLTHLEWDSNNLIGPIPISLYNLTNLETLYLALNQFSGSISREIGGLRSLTDFQLTGNNFTGPIPTSLCNLSNLNTLYLENNQFSGTIPGEIGRLTFLTEFELATNNFTGSLPASLCNLSNLKSLNLFENKFSGTIPRELGKLRSLVIIALYTNNLVGPIPTSIGNLSKLNILYLNDNQLFGAIPPEIGKLRSLTELILSTNNLSGRIPNSLCYLSNLNTLSLIENKLSGPIPREIRRLSSLTILELSTNNLTGRIPTSLCKLTSLTSLRIYENQLSGAIPGKIGNMRALSDLELARNHLVGPIPSSICNLSNLTILYLFQNQLSGVIPQEIGRLTSLADLALQKNNLVGPIPTSLCHSTFGTLSSLQYLDMSDNKLIGPIPRQLGECSNLISLNLSRNGFNGHIPSQIGNLDSLQYKLDLSQNELAGEIPSDLGKLNKLVELNLSHNKLSGSVPNSFSEMLSLTVVDISYNELSGPIPNIKAFTNASIDALRSNRGLCGNHSGGLRPCNSSVTNARQEANSDKLAGVKILVPLFGLLFIFFVVLAFLFRFRKRLGRNVEHQDESKATNTGINLFSIWNYDGKLVFEDILDATENFDTKYCIGTGGYGSVYKAELSTGQVVAVKKLHLSGEDSEIVDLKAFESEVQALTETRHRNIVKLFGYCSNLERGISFLVYEFIERGSLKNILFDGELAAEFDWAKRIKFIKGMADALSYMHHDCTPAIVHRDVTSNNVLLDSDYDAHISDFGTARILKPDSSNWTSLAGTYGYVAPELAYTMKVTEKCDVYSFGVVMLEVLMGRHPSDVIALLPPAHLLLSLASSTVGQDVRLKDILDKCIEAPGDLVKKQIMYFVQVGFSCLRSDPRTRPTMQEVSAQLSLSAQSMQSFGKPFETITLGELLIDSQE
- the LOC113337275 gene encoding MDIS1-interacting receptor like kinase 2-like isoform X2 — encoded protein: MVALLLVSFYIVDVVSFDSSSSNHSSLTRKIQLRVVVAEEVEALFKWKSSLNISHSLLNSWKINSTAITTSPCKWYGITCNSQGSITDLKLKGLGIQGTLLNFNFSSFANLFSINLRNNTFFGYIPFQISYLSKLAYLDLSYNNFSGYIPPEIGSATSLRGLDIGYNQIIGSVPTSLCNLTNLTYLLLYENQLSGGIPREIGKLESLTHLEWDSNNLIGPIPISLYNLTNLETLYLALNQFSGSISREIGGLRSLTDFQLTGNNFTGPIPTSLCNLSNLNTLYLENNQFSGTIPGEIGRLTFLTEFELATNNFTGSLPASLCNLSNLKSLNLFENKFSGTIPRELGKLRSLVIIALYTNNLVGPIPTSIGNLSKLNILYLNDNQLFGAIPPEIGKLRSLTELILSTNNLSGRIPNSLCYLSNLNTLSLIENKLSGPIPREIRRLSSLTILELSTNNLTGRIPTSLCKLTSLTSLRIYENQLSGAIPGKIGNMRALSDLELARNHLVGPIPSSICNLSNLTILYLFQNQLSGVIPQEIGRLTSLADLALQKNNLVGPIPTSLCHSTFGTLSSLQYLDMSDNKLIGPIPRQLGECSNLISLNLSRNGFNGHIPSQIGNLDSLQYKLDLSQNELAGEIPSDLGKLNKLVELNLSHNKLSGSVPNSFSEMLSLTVVDISYNELSGPIPNIKAFTNASIDALRSNRGLCGNHSGGLRPCNSSVTNARQEANSDKLAGVKILVPLFGLLFIFFVVLAFLFRFRKRLGRNVEHQDESKATNTGINLFSIWNYDGKLVFEDILDATENFDTKYCIGTGGYGSVYKAELSTGQVVAVKKLHLSGEDSEIVDLKAFESEVQALTETRHRNIVKLFGYCSNLERGISFLVYEFIERGSLKNILFDGELAAEFDWAKRIKFIKGMADALSYMHHDCTPAIVHRDVTSNNVLLDSDYDAHISDFGTARILKPDSSNWTSLAGTYGYVAPETKFEQDN